In one Deltaproteobacteria bacterium genomic region, the following are encoded:
- a CDS encoding hemerythrin domain-containing protein, whose amino-acid sequence MDILHYLKTQHDSIRGIYRRVAEAKVPKERKSQLESLVRSTQVYLTLQRDFLYPELSGSFAAADGLISTSESNAKTIDKAMKSMINVASMAAFDASAFEDKMSSLGRALTAHFDQEEQNLLPKIRDFIRTEDREDLGLVFADAESELLAALDSGGGLSPARRRRA is encoded by the coding sequence ATGGATATCCTACACTACCTAAAGACCCAGCATGATTCAATTCGTGGCATTTATAGGCGCGTTGCAGAGGCTAAGGTCCCTAAGGAGCGGAAGTCGCAACTGGAGTCCCTTGTTAGGTCTACTCAGGTCTACCTCACTTTACAGCGGGATTTTTTATATCCAGAGCTATCCGGTTCGTTCGCCGCTGCCGACGGTTTAATATCAACCTCAGAAAGCAACGCAAAAACCATTGATAAAGCAATGAAATCAATGATTAATGTCGCGTCAATGGCCGCTTTTGACGCGAGTGCATTTGAAGACAAGATGAGTTCATTGGGCAGAGCGCTTACTGCTCACTTTGACCAAGAAGAACAGAACCTTTTGCCAAAGATACGGGACTTTATTCGGACTGAGGATCGCGAGGACTTGGGACTAGTATTCGCGGATGCTGAGTCTGAACTTTTAGCTGCCTTAGATAGTGGTGGTGGCCTTTCACCAGCCCGAAGACGCCGGGCTTGA
- the rpe gene encoding ribulose-phosphate 3-epimerase → MTSVLVAPSLLAADPMSFRDEVHSVEKAGADWHHVDVMDGHFVPNLTYGLQFIAALKKISTLPLDVHIMVSNPDIVALDYVKAGADRLTFHVEAAIHAHRLTQAIRGAGAKVGVALNPGTPVETVLPLIYDVDSIMFMSVNPGYGGQQYIPQTAGRIQQLSKSLEAAGLDQSVLIEVDGGINEKTGAEVVAAGARVLVAGTFIFGATDRSLPIKRLHNLGS, encoded by the coding sequence ATGACTAGCGTCCTTGTTGCACCGTCTCTATTAGCTGCTGACCCCATGAGTTTCAGGGACGAAGTGCATAGTGTGGAAAAGGCTGGTGCAGATTGGCACCATGTGGACGTGATGGACGGCCATTTTGTCCCGAACCTTACCTACGGTTTACAGTTCATAGCTGCGTTGAAAAAGATCTCGACGCTGCCTCTGGACGTTCACATTATGGTGAGCAATCCAGATATCGTGGCTCTGGACTATGTCAAGGCAGGCGCTGACCGCCTTACGTTCCATGTTGAGGCTGCGATCCACGCTCACAGACTCACTCAAGCCATACGAGGAGCTGGAGCAAAAGTTGGGGTAGCTCTGAATCCAGGAACACCTGTGGAGACCGTCCTACCGCTGATTTATGACGTTGATAGTATCATGTTTATGTCGGTGAATCCCGGATATGGTGGCCAGCAATACATCCCCCAAACAGCGGGACGCATCCAACAGCTGAGTAAAAGCCTTGAGGCTGCTGGACTTGATCAGTCGGTACTAATCGAAGTTGACGGCGGTATTAACGAAAAAACTGGGGCTGAGGTGGTCGCTGCTGGAGCAAGAGTGCTAGTTGCTGGTACATTTATCTTTGGAGCTACAGATAGGTCTCTGCCAATCAAACGGCTCCACAACTTGGGTTCTTAA
- the rplS gene encoding 50S ribosomal protein L19 — MKNKLISQFEQRVFSERKKHPTFRTGDTVRIAYKIQEGADKTKFRLQQFEGIVIRLRKGTADGSFTVRKIGANGVGVERCFPLYSPYVDAIEVVASGVVRRARLYYLRDLAGKAARIRSRFHGRKELVSVPGADQVAEDLTKVELAPAPESEQSAE, encoded by the coding sequence ATGAAGAACAAACTGATTAGCCAATTTGAACAGCGCGTTTTCAGCGAGCGCAAAAAGCACCCCACTTTCCGTACCGGTGATACGGTCCGCATCGCGTACAAGATCCAAGAGGGTGCTGACAAAACCAAGTTCCGCCTGCAGCAATTTGAGGGAATTGTTATCCGCCTGCGCAAAGGCACGGCCGATGGCAGTTTCACGGTGCGTAAGATTGGTGCCAATGGCGTTGGTGTTGAGCGCTGCTTTCCGCTTTATTCACCCTATGTGGATGCGATCGAGGTTGTTGCTTCCGGGGTGGTTCGTCGGGCCCGTCTGTACTACCTACGTGACCTGGCCGGTAAGGCTGCTCGTATTCGTAGTCGGTTTCACGGTCGCAAAGAGCTAGTTTCGGTACCAGGAGCCGATCAAGTGGCCGAGGATTTGACCAAAGTCGAACTCGCCCCTGCTCCCGAATCAGAGCAATCTGCCGAGTAA
- a CDS encoding radical SAM protein has translation MKLDVVSRLREAIMAGEPVSLDEAASLFVDADDRTLCELATLARDRLHPANEATYVVMAIVNYTNVCVAKCDYCAFYKLPHQEGGYLLNYDQVCAKIDELVSHGGTLVGFNGGFHPKLKLNDYAELFGRIHARYGERLSFYEMTIAEFMFSCKLSKISYDDGAALLKSVGTKWVTGGGAEILDDRFRRRHSPGKYSVADYYRAQRAILEAGLGSTATMVIGFDETLEERLSHLQQLRDFQESTDRRLTSFLCWSYKPWNTELGGQEISNQEYLRWLAVSRIYLHNIRHIRTSVLTKNEAALEGLKYGANDFDIPTEDEVTQKAGATISLEFERILAAARRAGYEPQLRRPFEPGGR, from the coding sequence ATGAAGCTTGATGTTGTTTCAAGGTTGCGTGAGGCAATCATGGCAGGCGAGCCAGTATCGTTGGATGAAGCCGCCTCGCTGTTTGTGGATGCCGATGATCGCACGTTGTGCGAGTTGGCTACGTTAGCTCGCGATAGGCTTCACCCGGCAAACGAGGCCACTTATGTGGTCATGGCTATCGTCAACTATACAAACGTCTGTGTTGCAAAATGTGATTACTGCGCATTTTACAAACTACCCCACCAAGAGGGTGGGTACTTACTCAACTACGACCAGGTTTGCGCCAAGATCGATGAGTTGGTTAGTCACGGGGGTACTTTAGTTGGATTCAACGGCGGCTTTCATCCGAAGCTTAAGCTGAATGATTATGCCGAACTATTTGGGCGCATTCATGCACGATATGGTGAGCGATTAAGCTTTTACGAAATGACGATAGCTGAATTTATGTTTAGCTGCAAGTTGTCAAAAATTAGTTACGATGACGGCGCTGCGCTACTTAAATCGGTGGGCACCAAGTGGGTTACTGGTGGTGGTGCTGAGATTCTTGATGATCGGTTTCGCCGTAGGCACAGTCCTGGGAAATATTCTGTAGCAGATTATTACCGTGCCCAGAGAGCGATCCTAGAGGCAGGTCTTGGGTCCACGGCCACCATGGTTATTGGATTCGACGAGACACTCGAAGAGCGCCTGAGTCATTTGCAACAACTGCGGGACTTTCAGGAGTCCACGGATCGTCGGCTTACAAGTTTTCTGTGCTGGAGTTATAAACCCTGGAACACAGAGCTTGGCGGCCAGGAAATCAGCAATCAGGAATATCTGCGCTGGCTGGCAGTATCGAGGATCTATTTGCACAATATTCGGCACATTCGAACATCTGTACTGACCAAAAATGAAGCAGCTCTTGAAGGTTTGAAATACGGCGCAAATGACTTTGATATCCCAACAGAGGACGAAGTCACGCAGAAAGCCGGAGCAACTATCAGCTTAGAATTCGAGAGAATCTTAGCGGCCGCAAGGCGCGCAGGG
- the trxA gene encoding thioredoxin, with protein sequence MAENTVAINDASFEATVLKSSVPVLVDFWAPWCGPCVAIGPVLESLAQEYKGKVTVAKMNVDENANVPASLGVRSIPFLALFKDGKLVDSVVGAVPKTKLIDLIKKAL encoded by the coding sequence ATGGCCGAGAATACTGTTGCCATAAATGACGCTAGTTTCGAAGCAACGGTTCTGAAATCTAGTGTACCGGTTTTAGTTGATTTTTGGGCTCCTTGGTGTGGCCCGTGCGTGGCCATTGGGCCTGTCTTGGAATCCCTTGCCCAGGAGTACAAAGGTAAGGTCACCGTTGCGAAGATGAACGTAGACGAAAATGCCAACGTTCCGGCTTCATTGGGCGTTAGGTCTATACCGTTCCTAGCACTGTTCAAGGACGGGAAACTAGTCGATAGCGTTGTTGGAGCAGTACCCAAGACCAAGTTGATTGATCTAATCAAGAAAGCATTGTGA
- the def gene encoding peptide deformylase — protein MAVLEVVVWPAKVLETRASEVSKFDDHLRSFVKDMHDTMKAANGIGLAANQVGDLRRVITIEIPWVPNDDADDSDDHCEPKEWWHDKKFTFVNPKITKKSGKFRYQEGCLSFPEVYEFIDRAADIWVTAQDENGKSFEVHATGLLSVCLQHEIDHIDGIVFIDRMSRLKAGLAKKKLKRPVTP, from the coding sequence GTGGCAGTTTTAGAGGTCGTCGTTTGGCCAGCTAAAGTCCTCGAGACACGAGCCAGCGAAGTATCTAAGTTTGATGATCATTTAAGGTCTTTCGTCAAAGACATGCACGACACGATGAAGGCCGCCAACGGTATCGGACTAGCAGCTAATCAGGTTGGCGATTTGCGTCGAGTCATAACGATCGAAATACCCTGGGTGCCTAATGATGATGCTGACGACAGTGACGATCACTGCGAGCCAAAGGAATGGTGGCACGACAAAAAGTTTACTTTCGTAAACCCAAAAATCACCAAAAAGTCTGGTAAATTTCGCTACCAAGAGGGGTGCCTTAGTTTCCCTGAAGTTTACGAGTTTATCGACCGCGCCGCTGATATTTGGGTGACAGCTCAAGATGAGAATGGCAAGAGCTTTGAAGTACACGCGACTGGGCTATTGTCGGTATGTCTCCAACATGAAATCGACCATATTGACGGCATTGTCTTTATCGATCGGATGAGTAGACTCAAGGCGGGTCTTGCCAAAAAGAAACTGAAGCGACCGGTGACGCCATGA
- a CDS encoding YraN family protein produces the protein MLPYVNTEKTSRYAQAALAETLVAAALYRQGWEIPWRNLRRRGFELDIVATKGRTFVVVEVKFRARRPTTMSDTLNLLSTRKLRALQRGARYAYAKLRGQYDTIRIDLAVVYPDQSHKLRIDYYVNVFA, from the coding sequence TTGCTCCCATACGTCAATACAGAGAAAACAAGTCGCTATGCACAGGCGGCTCTGGCTGAGACCCTAGTTGCAGCTGCATTGTATCGTCAGGGGTGGGAGATCCCTTGGCGTAATCTTCGACGGCGGGGATTTGAGCTAGATATAGTTGCTACAAAAGGTCGGACTTTCGTAGTCGTGGAAGTAAAGTTTCGAGCTCGTAGGCCTACGACCATGAGCGACACGCTGAACTTACTCTCAACCAGAAAGCTTCGCGCTTTGCAGCGAGGGGCCAGATACGCTTATGCCAAGCTACGTGGCCAATACGACACGATCCGGATCGACCTGGCAGTGGTCTATCCGGATCAGTCACATAAGCTAAGAATTGACTACTATGTCAACGTCTTTGCCTAA
- a CDS encoding ribonuclease HII, with translation MARSSAPTSAKGRLERQLFEQNLSFAGVDEVGRGCLAGPVYAGCAVLDWARLIKLPASDLALIRDSKQLSPKQRASITPVIQAVCKKFSVASASVVEIDRLGILPACFLAMRRAIAQCGEVDLVLVDGKLPIPGYEGEQMAIVKGDATTFSIAAASILAKTARDHFMQEMADIYPGYGFAAHVGYGTKAHIGSIGALGICELHRTSFAPIRQYRENKSLCTGGSG, from the coding sequence ATGGCACGGTCCAGCGCCCCAACAAGCGCTAAAGGCCGTCTCGAACGCCAACTATTTGAGCAGAATTTAAGCTTCGCTGGGGTTGATGAGGTTGGGCGTGGCTGTTTGGCAGGCCCGGTTTATGCCGGGTGTGCGGTCCTAGATTGGGCGCGCTTGATCAAGCTTCCCGCCTCGGACTTAGCATTGATTCGAGACTCTAAGCAGCTAAGTCCCAAACAACGGGCGTCCATCACGCCCGTCATCCAAGCTGTCTGCAAAAAGTTCTCTGTGGCGAGCGCATCCGTGGTCGAAATCGACCGATTGGGGATCTTACCTGCATGTTTTTTGGCTATGCGACGTGCGATAGCCCAATGTGGAGAGGTAGACTTGGTCCTGGTCGATGGGAAATTGCCGATTCCTGGATACGAAGGCGAACAAATGGCTATTGTCAAAGGCGATGCTACAACCTTCTCTATTGCAGCGGCATCGATTTTAGCCAAAACAGCCCGAGATCATTTCATGCAAGAGATGGCGGACATCTATCCTGGATACGGTTTTGCAGCTCATGTCGGTTACGGTACTAAGGCTCATATTGGTAGTATTGGGGCTCTAGGAATCTGCGAGCTTCACAGGACTAGCTTTGCTCCCATACGTCAATACAGAGAAAACAAGTCGCTATGCACAGGCGGCTCTGGCTGA